GTTGCTCGGGGCGGATTCGCGGCGGCCCTGGCCGAGGGCGATAGCCCCGAGCTTCACCTCCAGGACGTCCTTCGTCATGGGGGGGAGCTGATCGACCCGGACCTGGCGAGGACCTGGGTGTACGGCATCGGCGATGTCGTGAGAGACCTTCGGGAGTGGGGGGCGGAGTTTGTGACGGACACGGAGGGGAACCTGGACCTGAAGATGTTCCCCAGCCACCGCCATCCCCGTGCGGTCCACCACTACGACACGACGGGCAACATGCTCACCAAGCTGCTCTCCAGGAGGCTTCGGAGCGATTCGAGGATCGTACAGCATTCCAATACGGCCGTCCTCGACCTCGTCAAGGTGGACGGCCGCATCGTTGGGGCCTGGGGGGTGGACTACTCGCGTTGCCGGCTGGTCTCCTATTCCGCGAAGGAGACCATCCTGTGCACGGGGGGCGGCAGCGGGCTTTTCTACGTCAACGACAACCCCCCTCAGGTGACGGGAGACGGCTACGTGCTGGGATTTCGGGCGGGAGCGCCGCTGATCGGCCTCGAGATGATCGACTTCCAGGCCATGTGTTGCGCGCCGGAGGAGCTCTTCGGCTTTCCCCCGCATCCCACGGGGTTCATCAACGCGGGGGCTGTGTTCCGCAACCGCGACGGCGAGCAGTTCTTGAAGCGTTACTTCCCCGAGACGGCCGAGAAGAGCACGCGGAGCGAGGTGATCCTCGCCATGGCGAAGGAGATCCACGCGGGCCGGGCGGGGAAAACAGGGGGGATCTTCATGGATGCGACGGAGGTTCCCCTGGAGACGATTCTCCGGCAGATCCCGCACGTCTATAAGTCCTGCCTGTCACGTGGGATCGACATCACAAAGACGCCGCTCGAGGTGGCTCCGGGCAGCCACACCTGGCTCGGGGGTTTGAGAATCGACCTCGACGGGCGCACTCCCGTTCCCGGGCTCTGGGTTGCCGGGGAGACGGCCGGTGGAATCCACGGGGGGAACCGGATCGGCGGCTCGGCGCTCTCTGCGTCGCTGGTCTACGGCCGGAGGGCCGGAAGAGCGGCCGCCGGTTGTGCGAGGGCGGCTCGTCGCCCGGGCCCGATCGGGATTCCCACCGAGGAGCGCGACTGGGTCGCCGGCCTGCTGGCGCGGGGCGAAGGTCCGCTTCAGGCCGAGGTGAGGCTTCGCTGTCGGCTGCTCGCCCATGAGTTGCTGGGGCCGATCCGCGCCGCCCGGGGTTGCCGCGAGGCCCTGGCCGAATACGAGCAGATCGAGCGGGAGGATCTTCCGCGGATGCGCCTGGCCGATGAGGCCCGCTCGTCCGAATGGGCGCGCGGCCACGAGCTGGAGAGTGCCCTATCCGTGCGGAACCTGGCCCTCCTTGGCCGCCTCCTCGCGACGGCGGCTCTCCGCCGGGAGGAGAGCCGCGGGGCCCACTACCGGCTGGATTTCCCCGAGACGGACGATGCGCGCTGGCGCGTGGTCACCCGCCTCGAGAGGGGCTCTGGCGAGCAGATCGAGTTTCACACCGATCCCGTAAAGGACCACGCACGGGTGGCCGTGTAAGTCATCCGCCGGGCGCCCGCCCGGCCATGCTCAGGCACAGCCACACGACCGGGCTCGAGCCCGGGAGAGCCCTCAAGAGGTTGGGTTCCCTGACTGTGACGCGTCACCCTGCGCTCAGCGCACCACCATAGCTTCGGGGAGCCCTTCGAAATCCACGTCTGCGGTCACAAGCCTGGCGCCGTGGCGCCTGGCGGTCGCGTAGACGATGGAGTCAGCCATGGCGAGGCCGCGCTCCAGCGAGATGTCCGCCGCCTCCAGCGCCAGCGACGCGTCAACGGGGACGATCGTGGCGCGGCGCAGGGCCGAGACAGCCGCGAGGGCTCGCTCCTCCGAGAGGTCTCGGCGGATGACCTTGTAAACCTCGTAGATCTCGATTGTGGACACCAGCAGGGGCTCCCTGCCCTCGAGGTAGGGGGCGAAGCGATCAGCCAGCGGCCGGTTGGCGAGGTACTCGATCCAGCCGCTCGAATCGAC
The DNA window shown above is from Candidatus Rokuibacteriota bacterium and carries:
- a CDS encoding FAD-dependent oxidoreductase; amino-acid sequence: MPFDIPVEHHATDVLIVGGGAAGTMAAFECAAAAVSVILATKGRATSGTTTVARGGFAAALAEGDSPELHLQDVLRHGGELIDPDLARTWVYGIGDVVRDLREWGAEFVTDTEGNLDLKMFPSHRHPRAVHHYDTTGNMLTKLLSRRLRSDSRIVQHSNTAVLDLVKVDGRIVGAWGVDYSRCRLVSYSAKETILCTGGGSGLFYVNDNPPQVTGDGYVLGFRAGAPLIGLEMIDFQAMCCAPEELFGFPPHPTGFINAGAVFRNRDGEQFLKRYFPETAEKSTRSEVILAMAKEIHAGRAGKTGGIFMDATEVPLETILRQIPHVYKSCLSRGIDITKTPLEVAPGSHTWLGGLRIDLDGRTPVPGLWVAGETAGGIHGGNRIGGSALSASLVYGRRAGRAAAGCARAARRPGPIGIPTEERDWVAGLLARGEGPLQAEVRLRCRLLAHELLGPIRAARGCREALAEYEQIEREDLPRMRLADEARSSEWARGHELESALSVRNLALLGRLLATAALRREESRGAHYRLDFPETDDARWRVVTRLERGSGEQIEFHTDPVKDHARVAV
- a CDS encoding type II toxin-antitoxin system VapC family toxin; amino-acid sequence: MILVDSSGWIEYLANRPLADRFAPYLEGREPLLVSTIEIYEVYKVIRRDLSEERALAAVSALRRATIVPVDASLALEAADISLERGLAMADSIVYATARRHGARLVTADVDFEGLPEAMVVR